One genomic region from Glaciimonas sp. PAMC28666 encodes:
- a CDS encoding response regulator transcription factor encodes MYHTKFSLGNRIRVAIADDHPLTLSGLNLLVRQCENMVVIGLAVSPGSLFEVLRKADCDVLVTDLSMPVENEIDGLEMIRTIRLQFPTVAVVILTATRKPALYHALLTLGVCAIVHKKGESAEIAEAINKACEGKVFLGQSSAELMKQEQLITVEERDARQSLTSREVGILRLFSTGISANEIAKKIHRSIKTISHHKRSAMVKLKLETDLQLMRYFAENRLDDHLD; translated from the coding sequence ATGTATCATACGAAATTTTCACTAGGCAACAGAATTCGGGTTGCCATTGCGGATGATCACCCTCTCACACTATCGGGTCTCAACCTATTGGTGCGGCAATGCGAAAATATGGTCGTCATCGGCCTCGCTGTAAGTCCCGGCTCACTTTTCGAGGTCTTGAGGAAAGCAGACTGTGACGTTCTGGTCACGGATCTATCGATGCCAGTCGAAAACGAAATTGATGGATTAGAAATGATACGCACGATACGGCTTCAATTTCCGACAGTTGCAGTAGTCATTCTGACGGCAACCAGAAAACCTGCGCTCTATCATGCGTTATTAACGTTAGGGGTGTGTGCGATTGTTCACAAGAAAGGGGAAAGCGCAGAAATTGCGGAGGCCATCAATAAAGCCTGTGAAGGCAAAGTATTTCTGGGGCAAAGCAGCGCTGAACTGATGAAGCAAGAGCAGCTAATCACGGTAGAGGAGCGGGATGCACGGCAAAGTTTAACTTCACGAGAGGTGGGAATATTGCGCCTTTTTTCAACAGGTATTTCAGCAAATGAGATAGCTAAAAAAATTCATCGCAGCATTAAAACGATTAGTCACCATAAGCGCTCGGCAATGGTCAAATTAAAATTGGAGACGGACCTTCAACTCATGCGCTATTTTGCCGAAAATAGGCTCGACGATCATCTGGATTAA
- a CDS encoding GNAT family N-acetyltransferase codes for MKEIIKIVSADLNNPQHAQAIVNLLDMYASDRMGGNHPLSDFAKENLISAFKKRSAIQPLLAFVGNAPAGLAICMEGFSTFSCQPLLNIHDLAVSPQFQGRGIGRQLVEHATSLAEKLGCCKVTLEVLEGNAPARGLYKSCGFINYELDPEMGSAMFLQRLL; via the coding sequence ATGAAAGAAATAATCAAGATAGTCAGCGCAGATTTAAATAATCCTCAGCATGCGCAGGCCATAGTCAATTTACTCGATATGTACGCATCTGATCGCATGGGTGGTAACCACCCGCTTTCCGATTTTGCAAAAGAAAATTTAATCTCTGCATTTAAAAAAAGAAGTGCAATTCAGCCCTTACTGGCTTTCGTAGGAAACGCGCCAGCGGGATTAGCCATTTGTATGGAAGGCTTTTCGACGTTTTCTTGTCAACCTCTACTGAATATCCACGATCTCGCAGTATCGCCTCAATTTCAGGGGAGGGGCATAGGGCGACAATTAGTCGAGCACGCGACGAGTCTTGCGGAAAAGCTTGGCTGCTGCAAAGTGACGCTGGAAGTATTAGAAGGTAACGCGCCCGCCCGCGGCTTGTATAAGTCGTGCGGTTTTATCAATTATGAGCTGGACCCCGAAATGGGCTCGGCCATGTTCTTGCAGCGGTTACTTTAG
- a CDS encoding adenosine deaminase, whose protein sequence is MPKIEPIPFPPLAADLKSFIEGLPKAELHLHIEGTLEPELLFALAQRNQVKLAYATIEELRAAYAFTDLQSFLDLYYAGAAVLLTEQDFYEMTAAYIVHCRADNVRHAEIFFDPQTHTERGIGIEVVFAGIARALREARQAHGFSSAMIMSFLRHLSEEDAFTTLEAALPLREQYQDLWIGIGLDSAEQGNPPEKFAKVFARCAQLGFRLVAHAGEEGPPEYVRNALDVLHVERIDHGVRSEEDPILMERLAKQRTPLTVCPLSNLKLCVVSHLGDHNLARLLHAGLAVTINSDDPAYFGGYMNANYLAVAESLQLNRAELIKLTRNSFEASFLPTIEKQRLLEELDGYCSAHQTH, encoded by the coding sequence ATGCCTAAAATCGAACCTATCCCTTTCCCTCCTCTCGCCGCCGATCTCAAATCGTTTATTGAGGGTTTACCGAAAGCAGAACTACACTTACATATCGAGGGGACGCTGGAACCGGAGTTATTGTTCGCCCTGGCGCAACGCAATCAGGTCAAATTAGCGTATGCGACCATTGAGGAATTAAGGGCGGCTTATGCATTCACCGATCTACAGTCGTTTTTAGATCTGTATTACGCTGGCGCCGCGGTGCTGCTGACAGAGCAAGATTTTTATGAAATGACGGCTGCTTACATTGTGCACTGTCGAGCCGACAACGTGCGTCATGCTGAAATTTTCTTTGATCCGCAAACCCATACCGAGCGTGGCATTGGTATTGAAGTCGTCTTCGCGGGTATTGCGCGCGCGTTACGTGAGGCCCGGCAGGCGCATGGCTTTAGCAGCGCCATGATCATGTCGTTCTTACGCCATCTGTCCGAAGAGGATGCATTTACGACGCTGGAAGCAGCACTACCGCTACGAGAGCAATATCAAGATTTATGGATCGGGATTGGCCTCGATTCTGCAGAACAAGGGAATCCGCCAGAAAAATTTGCCAAGGTTTTTGCGCGCTGCGCCCAACTTGGCTTCCGTCTCGTGGCGCACGCCGGCGAAGAAGGTCCGCCGGAATATGTCCGCAATGCGCTGGATGTGCTTCACGTTGAACGCATCGATCATGGTGTACGCAGCGAAGAAGATCCCATATTGATGGAACGATTGGCAAAACAACGCACGCCGCTAACAGTGTGCCCATTGTCAAACCTTAAGCTATGCGTGGTGAGCCACTTGGGCGATCACAATTTGGCACGTTTACTGCACGCAGGGTTGGCCGTCACTATCAACTCGGATGATCCAGCGTATTTCGGTGGCTATATGAACGCGAACTATCTGGCCGTCGCCGAATCGCTGCAGCTTAACCGCGCAGAGTTGATCAAACTCACGCGCAACAGCTTCGAAGCCAGCTTTTTGCCGACAATCGAAAAACAACGTTTGCTGGAGGAATTGGACGGCTACTGTAGCGCTCATCAAACGCATTAG
- a CDS encoding DUF1488 family protein: protein MDNVLAAPRLTRAGILFSVIVDYRHYQCLVPAATLAVLSHSKDPKLDLLNTYRAFQTKIEGVARRVINAGVAGVPVVVSSGYFH, encoded by the coding sequence ATGGATAACGTATTAGCTGCACCGCGTCTTACACGCGCAGGGATTTTGTTTTCAGTGATCGTAGATTACCGTCATTACCAATGTCTGGTCCCGGCCGCGACGCTTGCGGTGCTATCGCATTCGAAAGATCCAAAACTTGATCTGTTAAATACGTACCGGGCTTTTCAGACCAAGATCGAAGGAGTGGCGAGAAGGGTTATCAACGCCGGAGTTGCCGGCGTGCCAGTGGTTGTCAGTAGCGGCTACTTCCATTAA
- a CDS encoding DoxX family protein, which produces MQNTEDLGKFILRATLAILILFHGISKIFSGPGYVVGLVSQAGLPPAVAYLVYVGEVLAPIMILLGIWTRVGALIIVINMLFAFSLVHSKQLMTLSGTGGWGLELQGFYLFIALAILLLGAGRLSMGGRAGRWN; this is translated from the coding sequence ATGCAAAATACTGAAGACCTCGGTAAGTTTATTCTTCGTGCGACTTTAGCGATTTTGATTCTTTTTCATGGGATTTCGAAAATTTTTAGTGGCCCCGGGTATGTGGTCGGATTGGTCAGTCAAGCAGGCTTACCACCAGCGGTCGCCTACCTTGTCTACGTCGGCGAGGTATTGGCACCCATCATGATCTTGCTGGGTATATGGACGCGGGTTGGTGCTTTAATCATCGTGATAAATATGTTGTTTGCGTTTTCACTGGTGCATAGCAAGCAGCTGATGACGTTGTCCGGCACCGGAGGCTGGGGCTTAGAGCTACAGGGATTTTATTTGTTTATAGCACTGGCGATTCTGCTTCTCGGCGCTGGTCGGCTGAGCATGGGTGGCAGAGCAGGACGTTGGAATTAA
- a CDS encoding MarR family winged helix-turn-helix transcriptional regulator yields MPPDTISPLTKSDFEALSAFRYQLRKFLRFSEEAAQKNGVTPQQYLLLLHVKGSPGRDWSTVGELAERLQSQHHSVVALVSRCEKLLLVQRRTGEIDRRQVNVHLLPAGERCLATLATLHHEELNTLTDTFRIPHINFEKTS; encoded by the coding sequence ATGCCCCCTGACACTATCTCTCCCCTTACAAAATCGGACTTCGAAGCACTTTCGGCATTCCGCTATCAATTGCGGAAATTCTTACGCTTCAGCGAAGAAGCGGCACAAAAAAATGGCGTCACTCCGCAGCAATATTTACTTTTGTTGCACGTCAAAGGCTCTCCTGGCCGCGATTGGTCCACCGTAGGCGAACTTGCCGAGCGCCTGCAGTCCCAGCATCACAGCGTGGTCGCCTTGGTTTCCCGTTGCGAGAAGCTATTGTTGGTGCAACGCCGCACCGGTGAAATCGACAGGCGTCAGGTAAATGTGCATCTTTTACCTGCTGGCGAACGCTGTTTAGCGACCCTTGCCACCCTTCATCACGAAGAACTAAACACATTGACGGACACTTTCCGTATCCCCCATATCAATTTTGAAAAAACATCATGA
- a CDS encoding chloride channel protein has protein sequence MSDPHPPRQQPSNHAKLHHLRRDFSADPRLLKISLIAVVVGCCGTLAAFVLVGLIHLFTNLFFFQSWSFAARSPAENHLGIWVIFLPITGGLIVGLIARFGSEKIRGHGIPEAIEAILFGKSKMSAKVAILKPLSSGVVIGSGGPFGAEGPIIMTGGAIGSLIAQHFHVTSAERKTLLVAGATAGMTAIFGTPIAAVLLAVELLLFELRPRSLLPVIVACTVAGFTRPLLLDAGPLFPLQTGVVGITTMFSCVIAGICGGALSAFMSTALYKIEDLFHKLPIHWMWWPAIGGVMVGIGGYFEPRALGVGYDVIGDLLNNHLAVQVVVGLLLVKAVIWMLALGSGTSGGVLAPLLIIGAGLGTVLGPYLPGGDAHLWPLVCMAAVLAGVLGAPLTAAVFAFGLTHDTNALLPLLLASGVAYGFTVLTMRRSIMTEKIARRGFHIYREYGVDPLERQHVDEIKSSDVTSIASNLSIGETLTRYFGVDQKYRCYPVVDADQRLCGMLDRASFHPLANPEVALSTIFLPSDDHHPLVFALPGETCRIAAARMASHHLERLPVVSDSQSKRLIGIVSRSDLIKTYQSYFDEEQKRERLFDPQTVTESQ, from the coding sequence ATGAGTGATCCGCATCCTCCACGTCAACAGCCGTCTAATCACGCCAAGCTCCACCACCTGAGGCGCGATTTTTCGGCCGACCCACGGCTTTTAAAAATTTCCCTCATCGCAGTTGTCGTCGGCTGCTGTGGAACATTGGCTGCATTCGTATTAGTGGGGCTGATCCACCTCTTTACAAATTTATTTTTCTTCCAGAGCTGGTCGTTCGCTGCACGTTCACCGGCAGAGAATCATCTCGGCATTTGGGTCATTTTTCTACCAATAACGGGCGGCCTGATCGTTGGCCTGATTGCCCGTTTTGGAAGTGAAAAAATCCGTGGTCACGGCATCCCTGAAGCCATTGAAGCAATCTTGTTCGGCAAAAGTAAAATGTCGGCCAAGGTCGCGATATTGAAGCCATTATCCTCAGGAGTAGTCATTGGCAGCGGCGGGCCGTTTGGTGCCGAAGGACCAATCATCATGACCGGCGGCGCAATAGGCTCGTTGATCGCGCAGCATTTCCATGTCACCTCGGCAGAACGGAAAACGTTATTAGTTGCCGGTGCTACCGCGGGCATGACGGCTATTTTTGGCACCCCTATTGCGGCTGTCTTGCTGGCAGTCGAGTTATTGCTGTTCGAATTGCGACCTCGCAGTTTATTGCCGGTCATTGTTGCTTGTACTGTGGCCGGCTTTACCCGCCCGCTACTTTTGGATGCAGGCCCCCTATTTCCACTTCAAACCGGCGTAGTTGGCATCACGACGATGTTTTCCTGCGTGATTGCAGGTATTTGCGGCGGGGCGCTATCGGCATTTATGTCGACAGCGCTGTATAAAATCGAAGACCTGTTTCACAAGTTACCGATTCATTGGATGTGGTGGCCGGCAATCGGCGGAGTGATGGTCGGAATTGGCGGATATTTCGAGCCCCGCGCTCTAGGGGTCGGTTACGACGTGATTGGCGATCTCCTGAATAATCATTTGGCGGTGCAGGTGGTCGTAGGTTTGCTACTTGTTAAGGCTGTTATCTGGATGCTGGCTCTTGGCTCCGGCACATCTGGCGGTGTACTCGCTCCGTTGTTGATTATCGGTGCAGGGCTCGGAACGGTTCTTGGCCCATATCTGCCGGGCGGCGATGCTCATCTGTGGCCTTTAGTCTGCATGGCAGCGGTATTAGCCGGCGTTCTGGGCGCGCCGCTGACGGCTGCGGTGTTTGCCTTTGGATTAACACATGACACAAACGCATTGCTGCCACTGTTATTAGCCTCCGGTGTGGCTTATGGCTTTACAGTTTTAACCATGCGGCGATCAATCATGACCGAAAAAATTGCCCGTCGCGGCTTTCATATTTATCGGGAATACGGGGTCGACCCGCTGGAACGACAGCATGTCGATGAAATCAAAAGTAGCGACGTCACGTCGATAGCGTCCAATCTGAGCATCGGTGAAACGTTGACACGCTATTTTGGGGTTGATCAAAAATATCGCTGTTATCCGGTTGTTGATGCGGATCAGCGCTTATGCGGGATGCTAGATCGGGCTAGCTTTCATCCCCTGGCTAACCCTGAGGTCGCCCTGTCAACGATATTTCTCCCATCCGATGACCATCATCCGCTGGTTTTCGCACTGCCGGGTGAAACTTGCCGCATTGCCGCAGCTAGGATGGCATCGCATCACCTTGAGCGACTGCCCGTGGTATCGGATTCCCAGTCGAAACGTCTGATCGGTATTGTTAGCCGCAGCGATCTGATCAAGACCTACCAATCCTACTTTGATGAGGAGCAAAAGCGCGAACGTCTTTTTGACCCGCAAACGGTCACTGAAAGTCAATAG
- a CDS encoding DUF3096 domain-containing protein translates to MNIGLHLTPVVSLIAGVLILAIPRLLNYIIALYLIVIGLIGLFGR, encoded by the coding sequence ATGAATATCGGACTCCACCTGACCCCCGTGGTTTCTCTCATTGCCGGTGTACTCATTCTGGCAATCCCCAGGCTTCTAAATTACATCATTGCCCTTTATCTCATTGTTATTGGGCTAATTGGCTTGTTTGGCCGATAG
- the leuA gene encoding 2-isopropylmalate synthase: MMLQNPATKYRPFPTIRLTDRTWPDQIISVPPIWMSTDLRDGNQALIEPMDAERKLRFFELLVKVGLKEIEVGFPSASQTDFDFVRKLIEENRIPDDVTIIVLTQSREELIRRTVDSLKGAKRAMVHLYNSVAPAFRKIVFRMSRDEIKEIAIAGTRLVKQLTDAIPETQWRFEYSPESFSMTELDFSKDICDAVAATWEATPERKIVFNLPATVECSTPNVYADQIEWMHRNLAQRDSVIISVHPHNDRGTGVAAAELAVMAGADRVEGCLFGNGERTGNVDLVTLALNLYTQGVNPGLDFSDIDSVRQCVEDCNQLPVHPRHPYVGDLVFTAFSGSHQDAIKKGFEAQQADAIWEVPYLPIDPIDLGRSYDAVIRVNSQSGKGGMAYLLEQEYGLVMPRRLQIEFSRAVQKAADSTGKEIVSSDIYRIFKEEYLDKQTPYVYRAHRMTEDSSKAEPINIELDISRDGQQLTLKGVGNGPIDAFVDALGLDVKLMDFHEHAISAGADAQAASYIELRLNDAPTAFGVGIDANIVTASFKAVLSAINRQIGIASEAANQENNHRAAAA; the protein is encoded by the coding sequence ATGATGTTGCAAAATCCAGCTACGAAATATCGCCCGTTTCCAACGATCCGATTGACGGATCGCACTTGGCCAGACCAAATCATTAGCGTGCCACCCATCTGGATGAGCACCGATTTGCGTGACGGTAATCAGGCGCTGATCGAACCAATGGATGCCGAACGCAAACTGCGCTTTTTTGAATTGCTGGTGAAAGTGGGCTTAAAAGAAATCGAAGTGGGATTTCCATCAGCATCGCAAACCGATTTCGATTTTGTCCGCAAGTTGATTGAAGAAAATCGTATCCCTGACGATGTCACGATCATCGTTTTGACGCAATCCCGGGAAGAATTAATTCGCCGTACCGTTGATTCCCTCAAAGGTGCCAAACGCGCCATGGTGCATTTATACAATTCAGTGGCCCCGGCATTTCGCAAAATAGTCTTCAGAATGTCACGCGACGAGATCAAAGAAATTGCCATCGCCGGCACCCGCCTGGTCAAGCAACTGACGGACGCCATTCCAGAAACCCAGTGGCGTTTTGAATATTCGCCCGAATCATTCAGCATGACGGAGCTCGACTTCTCGAAGGATATCTGCGACGCCGTCGCCGCGACGTGGGAAGCAACGCCTGAACGAAAAATTGTGTTTAATCTTCCCGCGACCGTTGAATGCAGCACCCCCAACGTTTACGCCGACCAAATTGAATGGATGCACCGCAATCTGGCCCAGCGTGACTCTGTCATTATTAGTGTACATCCACATAATGATCGTGGCACCGGCGTCGCTGCCGCGGAGTTGGCAGTGATGGCTGGCGCTGATCGGGTGGAAGGCTGCCTGTTCGGCAACGGTGAACGTACCGGCAATGTTGATCTGGTCACGTTGGCACTGAACTTATACACGCAAGGCGTGAATCCGGGCCTGGATTTTTCCGATATCGACAGCGTTCGCCAATGCGTCGAAGACTGCAATCAATTACCTGTTCACCCGCGTCACCCGTATGTCGGCGATCTGGTATTTACCGCCTTCTCCGGCTCTCATCAGGACGCTATCAAAAAAGGCTTCGAAGCGCAACAGGCCGATGCTATTTGGGAAGTCCCTTATTTGCCGATCGACCCTATAGATCTGGGCCGTAGCTATGACGCCGTGATTCGGGTTAACAGCCAATCAGGTAAAGGTGGCATGGCGTACCTGCTGGAACAGGAATATGGCCTGGTCATGCCGCGCCGGTTGCAAATAGAGTTTAGCCGTGCCGTTCAAAAAGCAGCCGATTCGACCGGTAAAGAAATTGTTTCCAGCGATATTTACCGGATCTTCAAGGAAGAATACCTTGATAAGCAAACCCCGTATGTCTATCGCGCCCACCGGATGACCGAGGATTCAAGCAAAGCCGAACCGATTAATATCGAACTCGATATTTCGCGTGATGGGCAACAATTGACTCTCAAAGGTGTTGGAAATGGCCCGATAGATGCATTTGTCGATGCTTTAGGCCTGGATGTAAAGCTCATGGACTTCCATGAACATGCGATCAGCGCCGGTGCGGATGCCCAAGCCGCAAGTTATATCGAGTTGCGCCTTAACGACGCCCCTACCGCATTTGGGGTCGGTATCGATGCGAATATTGTGACCGCTTCGTTCAAGGCCGTACTAAGCGCAATCAATCGCCAGATTGGCATTGCCAGCGAAGCCGCAAATCAGGAAAACAACCATAGAGCAGCTGCAGCCTAA
- a CDS encoding FMN-dependent NADH-azoreductase — translation MKLLHIDSSILGDASASRALTQEVVANLTAKESGIEVIYRDLSKDVTAHISGGTFVAKGTPAEQRSASQQQEVALGEAILNEFMAADVVVVGAPMYNFTVPTQLKAWIDQICVAGVSFRYTETGPEGLAKGKRVVIVSTSGGIHAGTPTGIAHEDYLKVVFGFLGITEIEVVRAHGLNYGPEAKEAGFAAARVGIKALNTGVAA, via the coding sequence ATGAAATTATTACATATCGATTCGAGCATTCTCGGCGACGCTTCGGCTTCGCGCGCTCTGACGCAAGAGGTCGTCGCCAATCTGACGGCGAAAGAATCCGGAATTGAAGTTATCTATCGTGATTTGAGCAAAGACGTTACGGCGCACATTTCAGGCGGGACATTTGTTGCTAAAGGCACCCCAGCTGAACAACGCAGCGCGTCGCAGCAGCAGGAAGTCGCGCTGGGAGAAGCGATTTTAAATGAATTCATGGCTGCGGATGTGGTTGTCGTCGGTGCCCCCATGTATAACTTTACTGTGCCAACGCAACTGAAGGCATGGATCGATCAGATTTGTGTCGCAGGCGTCAGTTTTCGCTACACTGAAACCGGCCCGGAAGGCTTGGCTAAGGGCAAACGTGTCGTCATTGTGTCGACATCCGGTGGCATTCATGCGGGCACGCCGACAGGCATTGCACATGAAGATTACCTCAAGGTCGTCTTTGGCTTCTTAGGTATTACAGAAATCGAAGTTGTGCGCGCTCATGGTTTGAACTATGGTCCTGAGGCTAAAGAAGCGGGTTTTGCAGCAGCACGCGTCGGTATCAAAGCATTAAACACTGGGGTCGCAGCTTAA
- a CDS encoding LysR substrate-binding domain-containing protein, producing the protein MNDLNDLYFFANVVEEGGFTAAGRTLGIPKSRLSRRISELEARLGVRLLQRNTRGIALTDIGNRYYKQCQIVLAAADAAENAVTSSLAEPSGHVRVSCLVPIAREKLTLALPLFLERYPRVSVELVLTNRRVNLLEDGIDIAVRVRAPEEEDPNLATRRLRHTDGYLVAAPALMKQFAIPEHPRALTKFPFLGAVNQDHRAHFPLIGPHNERYTLVVDPRLAVEDFTIRKHAALRGLGITMLPSENCDEEIVRGELVRVLPNWTLPSGTLQLVYLTQRGLLPAVRVFIDFLIAELYEKSEADNAGTHA; encoded by the coding sequence GTGAATGATTTAAACGACTTGTATTTCTTCGCCAATGTGGTTGAGGAAGGTGGATTTACAGCCGCCGGACGCACCCTTGGCATTCCAAAATCGCGCCTATCCCGTCGGATATCCGAATTGGAAGCGCGATTAGGCGTGCGTTTACTACAACGCAATACGCGGGGGATTGCGCTCACTGACATTGGCAATCGTTATTACAAACAATGCCAGATCGTTCTGGCAGCCGCGGACGCGGCTGAGAACGCCGTCACGAGTTCGCTGGCAGAACCTAGCGGCCATGTGCGGGTGAGTTGTCTGGTGCCGATAGCACGTGAAAAACTGACGCTGGCTCTCCCGTTGTTTTTGGAGCGCTACCCGCGCGTCAGTGTCGAGCTGGTATTAACCAATCGACGCGTGAATTTGCTGGAAGACGGCATTGATATCGCGGTCCGCGTGCGCGCACCGGAGGAGGAAGATCCTAACCTTGCCACGCGGCGGTTGCGTCACACCGATGGTTACCTGGTCGCGGCACCAGCCCTGATGAAACAATTCGCCATTCCGGAACATCCCCGCGCGCTCACGAAATTTCCGTTCCTTGGCGCTGTGAATCAAGATCACCGGGCGCATTTTCCGCTGATTGGCCCCCATAACGAGCGCTATACTCTGGTGGTCGATCCCAGACTCGCGGTAGAGGATTTCACCATCAGGAAACACGCCGCATTGCGCGGCCTGGGCATTACCATGTTGCCGTCAGAAAATTGCGATGAGGAGATAGTCCGCGGCGAGCTGGTCCGCGTGCTACCGAACTGGACATTACCGTCTGGCACGCTCCAACTGGTTTATTTAACACAACGGGGCTTGCTTCCTGCAGTACGGGTTTTCATCGACTTTTTAATTGCGGAGTTGTACGAAAAATCCGAAGCGGATAATGCAGGAACCCACGCGTAG